One genomic region from Amia ocellicauda isolate fAmiCal2 chromosome 4, fAmiCal2.hap1, whole genome shotgun sequence encodes:
- the LOC136747889 gene encoding membrane progestin receptor gamma-B isoform X1, with protein MTLEAESREQGGTRRNPPRINPVSLSAPLSLCLSLTLSSPLSLLSTMLSVKLPRVFSINQVPKVFHEDGIISGYRHPCSSATDCLLSVFQLTNETLNIWTHFLPTWYFLWKLLGVLYMQDVWADCYSWPLLVFLLSCCMYPLASSCAHTFSTMSVRARHVCFFFDYGALSLYSLGSAITYSAYVIPDRWVNSSFHHYYVPVAVLNTVICTALACYSRLGLPFLHYNHDTIERFPEGKRPRLAKVLRILAFAYPYLFDNIPVFYRIFVCAGVGCTDNASNMLHYQHVSLAFLTCFLFAMHLPERLAPGCFDYIGHSHQLFHVCAIFSTNVQMESIILDMELRRECLLAHGPPVTFGSSVGPALLCVALSLCIIYAFSQALYWVPTTTAVNKRHKRSWRPRSASRASTK; from the exons ATGACGCTGGAAGCCGAGAGCAGAGAGCAGGGCGGGACCCGCAGGAATCCTCCCAGGATTaaccctgtctccctctctgctcctctgtctctctgcctgtctctcaccctctcctctcctctctcgctCCTGTCCACCATGCTGAGTGTGAAGCTTCCTCGTGTCTTCAGCATCAACCAGGTGCCCAAA GTGTTCCATGAGGATGGCATCATCTCGGGTTACCGGCACCCCTGCAGCTCTGCCACAGACTGCCTGCTCAGTGTCTTCCAGCTGACCAATGAAACGCTCAACATCTGGACCCACTTCTTGCCCACCTG GTATTTCCTGTGGAAGCTGCTGGGCGTGCTGTACATGCAGGATGTGTGGGCCGACTGCTACTCCTGGCCCCTGCTGGtgttcctgctgtcctgctgcATGTACCCACTGGCCTCCAGCTGCGCCCATACCTTCAGCACCATGTCCGTCCGGGCACGCCACGTCTGCTTCTTCTTCGACTATGGTGCTCTGAGTTTGTACAGCCTAG GTTCAGCCATCACCTATTCAGCCTATGTCATCCCAGACCGATGGGTGAACAGCAGCTTCCACCACTACTATGTGCCAGTGGCTGTGCTTAACACTGTCATCTGCACCGCCCTGGCCTGCTACTCCCG GCTTGGCTTACCATTTCTCCATTATAACCATGACACCATAGAAAG GTTTCCAGAGGGTAAGAGGCCAAGGCTGGCGAAGGTACTGCGCATCCTCGCATTTGCATACCCCTACCTGTTTGACAACATTCCTGTCTTCTACCGC ATCTTCGTGTGCGCGGGAGTCGGCTGCACAGACAATGCGAGCAACATGCTACACTACCAACATGTTTCCCTCGCCTTCCTCACCTGCTTCCTGTTTGCCATGCACCTCCCAGAGCGCCTGGCCCCTGGCTGCTTTGACTACATCG GTCACAGCCACCAGCTGTTCCATGTGTGCGCGATCTTCAGCACGAACGTCCAAATGGAGTCCATCATCCTGGACATGGAACTGCGCCGGGAGTGTCTGCTGGCACACGGCCCCCCCGTGACCTTCGGCAGCTCTGTGGGGCCGGCGCTGCTCTGTGTGGCTCTCAGCCTCTGCATCATCTATGCCTTCAGCCAGGCACTATACTGGGTGCCCACCACCACTGCTGTCAACAAGAGGCACAAGCGCAGCTGGAGGCCCCGGTCAGCATCAAGGGCTTCCACCAAATAA
- the LOC136747889 gene encoding membrane progestin receptor gamma-B isoform X2 codes for MTLEAESREQGGTRRNPPRINPVSLSAPLSLCLSLTLSSPLSLLSTMLSVKLPRVFSINQVPKVFHEDGIISGYRHPCSSATDCLLSVFQLTNETLNIWTHFLPTWYFLWKLLGVLYMQDVWADCYSWPLLVFLLSCCMYPLASSCAHTFSTMSVRARHVCFFFDYGALSLYSLGSAITYSAYVIPDRWVNSSFHHYYVPVAVLNTVICTALACYSRFPEGKRPRLAKVLRILAFAYPYLFDNIPVFYRIFVCAGVGCTDNASNMLHYQHVSLAFLTCFLFAMHLPERLAPGCFDYIGHSHQLFHVCAIFSTNVQMESIILDMELRRECLLAHGPPVTFGSSVGPALLCVALSLCIIYAFSQALYWVPTTTAVNKRHKRSWRPRSASRASTK; via the exons ATGACGCTGGAAGCCGAGAGCAGAGAGCAGGGCGGGACCCGCAGGAATCCTCCCAGGATTaaccctgtctccctctctgctcctctgtctctctgcctgtctctcaccctctcctctcctctctcgctCCTGTCCACCATGCTGAGTGTGAAGCTTCCTCGTGTCTTCAGCATCAACCAGGTGCCCAAA GTGTTCCATGAGGATGGCATCATCTCGGGTTACCGGCACCCCTGCAGCTCTGCCACAGACTGCCTGCTCAGTGTCTTCCAGCTGACCAATGAAACGCTCAACATCTGGACCCACTTCTTGCCCACCTG GTATTTCCTGTGGAAGCTGCTGGGCGTGCTGTACATGCAGGATGTGTGGGCCGACTGCTACTCCTGGCCCCTGCTGGtgttcctgctgtcctgctgcATGTACCCACTGGCCTCCAGCTGCGCCCATACCTTCAGCACCATGTCCGTCCGGGCACGCCACGTCTGCTTCTTCTTCGACTATGGTGCTCTGAGTTTGTACAGCCTAG GTTCAGCCATCACCTATTCAGCCTATGTCATCCCAGACCGATGGGTGAACAGCAGCTTCCACCACTACTATGTGCCAGTGGCTGTGCTTAACACTGTCATCTGCACCGCCCTGGCCTGCTACTCCCG GTTTCCAGAGGGTAAGAGGCCAAGGCTGGCGAAGGTACTGCGCATCCTCGCATTTGCATACCCCTACCTGTTTGACAACATTCCTGTCTTCTACCGC ATCTTCGTGTGCGCGGGAGTCGGCTGCACAGACAATGCGAGCAACATGCTACACTACCAACATGTTTCCCTCGCCTTCCTCACCTGCTTCCTGTTTGCCATGCACCTCCCAGAGCGCCTGGCCCCTGGCTGCTTTGACTACATCG GTCACAGCCACCAGCTGTTCCATGTGTGCGCGATCTTCAGCACGAACGTCCAAATGGAGTCCATCATCCTGGACATGGAACTGCGCCGGGAGTGTCTGCTGGCACACGGCCCCCCCGTGACCTTCGGCAGCTCTGTGGGGCCGGCGCTGCTCTGTGTGGCTCTCAGCCTCTGCATCATCTATGCCTTCAGCCAGGCACTATACTGGGTGCCCACCACCACTGCTGTCAACAAGAGGCACAAGCGCAGCTGGAGGCCCCGGTCAGCATCAAGGGCTTCCACCAAATAA